One stretch of Sinomonas terrae DNA includes these proteins:
- a CDS encoding L-serine ammonia-lyase codes for MAVGVFELFSVGIGPSSSHTVGPMRAGAVFAHELRERGLLDDVASLRVDLYGSLAATGRGHGTFTAVLLGLEGFEPEEILPEQVEERLASIAETGRLNLAGGRELEYGVEDMVLHPLTVLPRHTNGMRFQVEDDGGATLHDATFFSVGGGFIVREGEEEAAQKELEESKQELPFPFHTAAELMGRCASKGLSISDIMLVNEKASRSEEEIREGLLHIWHVMEACVESSLKREGLLPGGLKVRRRAPDWHERLLKEDKDRDPLYWQEWVNLIALAVNEENASGGRVVTAPTNGAAGIIPAVLYYALNYAPGMAGATQQDKDDAVVRFLLAAGAVGVLYKEQASISGAEVGCQGEVGSASSMAAAGLAEVMGGTPAQVENAAEIAMEHNLGLTCDPIGGLVQVPCIERNAIAAAKAINAAKMALWGDGSHRVSLDEVIVTMRETGRDMSSKYKETAMGGLAVNVVEC; via the coding sequence ATGGCCGTCGGCGTCTTCGAACTGTTCTCGGTGGGCATCGGCCCCTCGAGCTCTCATACCGTCGGCCCCATGCGGGCCGGGGCCGTGTTCGCCCACGAGCTGCGCGAGCGTGGGCTGCTCGACGATGTCGCGTCCCTGCGCGTGGACCTCTACGGTTCGCTCGCCGCGACAGGGCGCGGGCACGGGACGTTCACGGCTGTGCTCCTCGGGCTCGAGGGCTTCGAGCCCGAGGAGATCCTCCCGGAGCAGGTCGAGGAGCGGCTGGCTTCGATCGCCGAGACCGGCAGGCTCAACCTTGCAGGCGGGCGCGAGCTCGAGTACGGGGTCGAGGACATGGTCCTGCACCCCCTCACGGTGCTGCCGAGGCACACGAACGGCATGCGGTTCCAGGTCGAGGACGACGGCGGAGCGACCCTGCACGACGCGACCTTCTTCTCGGTAGGCGGCGGCTTCATTGTCCGCGAGGGCGAGGAGGAAGCGGCCCAGAAGGAGCTCGAGGAGTCGAAGCAGGAGCTCCCGTTCCCGTTCCACACGGCCGCCGAGCTCATGGGCCGGTGCGCGTCGAAGGGCCTATCGATCAGCGACATCATGCTGGTCAACGAGAAGGCCTCCCGCAGCGAGGAGGAGATCCGCGAGGGGCTCCTGCACATCTGGCATGTCATGGAGGCCTGTGTCGAGTCCAGCCTCAAGCGGGAGGGGCTGCTGCCCGGGGGACTGAAGGTCCGCCGTCGTGCCCCCGACTGGCACGAGCGCCTCCTGAAGGAGGACAAGGACCGGGATCCGCTGTACTGGCAGGAGTGGGTCAACCTCATCGCCCTGGCGGTGAACGAGGAGAATGCCTCGGGCGGGCGCGTGGTGACGGCGCCGACGAACGGCGCGGCCGGGATCATTCCGGCGGTGCTGTACTACGCGCTCAACTACGCCCCCGGCATGGCGGGCGCGACCCAACAGGACAAGGACGACGCCGTCGTCCGGTTCCTGCTCGCGGCCGGCGCCGTCGGGGTGCTCTACAAGGAGCAGGCCTCCATCTCGGGAGCCGAGGTGGGCTGCCAGGGCGAGGTGGGCTCGGCGTCGTCCATGGCGGCCGCGGGCCTCGCCGAGGTGATGGGCGGGACCCCCGCCCAGGTCGAGAACGCGGCCGAGATCGCCATGGAGCACAACCTCGGCCTGACGTGCGACCCGATCGGGGGCCTCGTCCAGGTGCCGTGCATCGAGCGCAACGCCATCGCGGCGGCGAAGGCGATCAACGCCGCCAAGATGGCGCTATGGGGCGACGGCTCGCACCGGGTCTCGCTCGACGAGGTCATCGTCACGATGCGCGAGACCGGGCGCGACATGAGCAGCAAGTACAAGGAGACCGCCATGGGCGGCCTCGCCGTCAACGTGGTGGAGTGCTGA
- the gcvH gene encoding glycine cleavage system protein GcvH: MSKVQTGLRYSEEHEWLDTEAAPAKIGVSAVAADALGDVVYLDLPEVGSELTAGTTCGEIESTKSVSDLYSPVSGTVVEVNQEAIDNPALVNEDPYGAGWLFTVEVTSEGPLLSPEEYASKNGGEL, from the coding sequence ATGAGCAAAGTCCAGACCGGCCTCCGGTACTCCGAAGAACACGAGTGGCTCGACACCGAGGCCGCTCCGGCGAAGATCGGTGTGTCAGCCGTTGCGGCAGACGCGCTCGGCGACGTCGTCTACCTCGACCTCCCCGAGGTGGGCAGCGAGCTCACCGCAGGAACGACGTGCGGCGAGATCGAGTCGACAAAGAGCGTCTCCGACCTGTACTCGCCGGTGAGCGGCACCGTCGTCGAGGTCAATCAGGAGGCGATCGACAACCCCGCGCTGGTCAACGAGGACCCCTACGGCGCCGGGTGGCTCTTCACCGTCGAGGTCACCTCGGAGGGCCCGCTGCTCTCTCCCGAGGAGTACGCCTCCAAGAACGGCGGAGAGCTCTAA
- the gcvT gene encoding glycine cleavage system aminomethyltransferase GcvT has product MTTATTDKRTALHEKHAALGASFTDFGGWQMPLKYGSELAEHRAVRETAGLFDLSHMGEVWVTGPDAGAFLDYALVGKLSAIAVGKAKYSLICAEDGGIIDDLIVYRVAEENYLVVPNAGNAATVAGELESRRAAFGDLVHHGAAVSLRDASAETSLIAVQGPNAQEIVLALVPGEQAEAVTGLKYYAAVELEAAGVPVLLARTGYTGEDGFELFVANERAAELWDAVRAAGEGRELVPCGLASRDSLRLEAGMPLYGNELSRKVTPFEAGLGGVVALKSKEGDFVGRTALQAKKDDGAGTTSGRRLVGLRGLGRRAARSHYAVLKEGQQVGEVTSGQPSPTLGYPVALAYVDVEIAEPGTRLEVDLRGKAEPFEVVALPFYKRQK; this is encoded by the coding sequence ATGACGACTGCAACAACCGACAAGCGCACCGCGCTGCACGAGAAGCACGCCGCCCTCGGGGCCAGCTTCACCGACTTCGGCGGCTGGCAGATGCCGCTCAAGTACGGCTCCGAACTCGCCGAGCACCGTGCCGTCCGCGAGACGGCGGGCCTCTTCGACCTCTCCCACATGGGCGAGGTCTGGGTCACCGGCCCGGACGCGGGTGCGTTCCTGGACTACGCCCTCGTCGGCAAGCTGTCCGCGATCGCGGTCGGCAAGGCCAAATACTCGCTCATCTGCGCCGAGGACGGCGGCATCATCGACGACCTCATCGTCTACCGCGTTGCAGAGGAGAACTACCTCGTGGTCCCCAACGCGGGCAACGCGGCGACGGTCGCGGGGGAGCTTGAATCGCGGCGTGCAGCATTCGGCGACCTCGTTCACCACGGCGCCGCCGTGAGCCTCCGGGACGCGTCCGCCGAGACGTCGTTGATCGCGGTGCAGGGGCCGAACGCGCAGGAGATCGTCCTCGCACTCGTCCCCGGGGAGCAGGCCGAGGCGGTGACGGGCCTCAAGTACTACGCGGCGGTCGAGCTGGAAGCAGCCGGCGTCCCGGTGCTTCTGGCACGCACGGGCTACACCGGTGAGGACGGCTTCGAGCTGTTCGTCGCCAACGAGCGCGCAGCCGAACTGTGGGACGCCGTGCGCGCGGCCGGCGAGGGCCGCGAGCTCGTCCCGTGCGGCCTCGCCTCACGCGACTCGCTGCGCCTCGAGGCCGGCATGCCCCTCTATGGCAACGAGCTCTCGCGCAAGGTGACGCCTTTCGAAGCAGGGCTGGGCGGCGTCGTCGCCCTCAAGTCCAAGGAAGGCGACTTCGTCGGTCGCACCGCGCTCCAGGCAAAGAAGGACGACGGCGCGGGCACCACGAGCGGCAGGCGTCTCGTGGGCCTTCGCGGCCTCGGGCGGCGCGCGGCCCGCTCGCACTATGCCGTCCTCAAGGAAGGTCAGCAGGTCGGAGAGGTGACCTCGGGTCAGCCCAGCCCCACGCTCGGCTATCCGGTCGCGCTTGCGTACGTCGACGTCGAAATCGCGGAGCCGGGCACCCGGCTTGAGGTGGACCTGCGGGGCAAGGCCGAGCCGTTCGAGGTAGTAGCACTGCCGTTCTACAAGCGTCAGAAGTGA
- the gcvP gene encoding aminomethyl-transferring glycine dehydrogenase, translating to MPCTARPEYWSSPVTDHAVPAAFVDRHIGARRDEDIKHMLNAVGYDSADALADTAVPDSIKQASPLGLAPALSESEVLAALRGLAAKNRPHVQMIGQGYYDTITPAVIRRNIVENPAWYTAYTPYQPEISQGRLEALLNFQTAVEDLTGLAIANASLLDEATAVMEAVLLMRRANKNKDVAAAPGHGKTVLDADLFPQSIAIVAGRARALGFEVEVADLSKGLPEGPINGLVIQQPGASGLVADATGLIAEAKERGAMVTVAADLLALTLIKSPGEQGADIAVGSAQRFGVPLFYGGPHAAFMAVHKGLERQLPGRLVGVSKDDAGRPAYRLALQTREQHIRREKATSNICTAQALLAIVASMYAVYHGPEGLKAIAERTHAHARTLAAALESAGVEVVHRSFFDTVTARVPGRAASLVAAAEGKGVNLRLVDADTVGVSCDETTTADTVAVVAGVFGAGPAGDAADTAGGAPFALEGAMHRASLYLQHPVFHSYRSETQMMRYLRRLSDRDLALDRTMIPLGSCTMKLNAAVEMEAITWPEFAGIHPFAPDSQTEGWRELIADLEQDLASITGYDQVSIQPNAGSQGELAGLLAIRGYHHSRGEAQRDVCLIPASAHGTNAASAVLAGMKVVVVATASDGTIDHGDLAAKIEANAGRVAAIMITYPSTHGVYDADVREVCDAVHAAGGQVYIDGANMNALVGLAQPGQFGGDVSHLNLHKTFCIPHGGGGPGVGPVAARAHLAPFMPGDASVWHVGGADEHSLPVSASRYGSAGVLPISWAYVKLMGGSGLTEATKSALLAANYVAKRLDAYFPVLYTGEGGLVAHECILDLRELTAKTGVTAEDVAKRLIDFGFHAPTLAFPVAGTLMVEPTESEDLGEIERFIEAMIAIRAEIDQVAHGDFPLADSPLRRAPHTAAAVVATDWDRPYTREQAAFPGRTPSQDKYFAPVGRIDGAAGDRNLVCACPPLEAFEEN from the coding sequence ATGCCGTGCACCGCACGGCCAGAGTATTGGAGTTCCCCCGTGACGGACCACGCAGTTCCCGCAGCCTTCGTCGACCGGCATATCGGTGCGCGGCGCGATGAGGACATCAAGCACATGCTGAACGCGGTCGGCTATGACAGCGCGGATGCGCTGGCCGACACGGCAGTTCCGGACAGCATCAAGCAGGCTTCCCCGCTCGGGCTGGCCCCGGCGCTGAGCGAGTCCGAGGTCCTGGCCGCCCTGCGCGGTCTGGCAGCGAAGAACCGCCCGCACGTGCAGATGATCGGGCAGGGCTACTACGACACGATCACCCCGGCGGTGATCCGGCGGAACATCGTGGAGAACCCGGCCTGGTACACCGCCTACACCCCGTACCAGCCCGAGATCTCGCAGGGTCGGCTCGAGGCGCTGCTGAACTTCCAGACCGCGGTGGAGGACCTCACTGGCCTGGCGATCGCCAACGCGTCGCTGCTGGATGAGGCCACCGCCGTGATGGAGGCGGTGCTGCTGATGCGCCGGGCGAACAAGAACAAGGACGTCGCCGCGGCCCCGGGGCACGGCAAGACGGTGCTGGACGCGGACCTGTTCCCGCAGTCGATCGCGATCGTGGCCGGCCGTGCCCGCGCGCTGGGCTTCGAGGTCGAGGTCGCGGACCTGTCCAAGGGCCTGCCGGAGGGGCCGATCAACGGCCTCGTGATCCAGCAGCCTGGCGCATCCGGCCTGGTCGCGGACGCCACGGGCCTGATCGCGGAGGCCAAGGAGCGCGGCGCGATGGTCACCGTCGCGGCGGACCTGCTGGCCCTGACGCTGATCAAGTCCCCGGGGGAGCAGGGAGCGGACATCGCCGTCGGCTCGGCCCAGCGCTTCGGCGTCCCGCTGTTCTACGGCGGCCCGCACGCGGCCTTCATGGCGGTCCACAAGGGCCTCGAGCGTCAGCTCCCGGGCCGTCTGGTGGGGGTGTCGAAGGACGACGCCGGCCGCCCCGCCTACCGCCTGGCCCTCCAGACGCGTGAGCAGCACATCCGCCGCGAGAAGGCGACCTCGAACATCTGCACAGCCCAGGCGCTGCTGGCGATCGTGGCCTCGATGTACGCGGTCTACCACGGGCCGGAGGGCCTCAAGGCGATCGCCGAGCGCACCCACGCCCATGCCCGCACGCTCGCCGCGGCGCTCGAATCCGCCGGGGTCGAGGTCGTGCACCGGAGCTTCTTCGACACCGTGACGGCCCGCGTCCCGGGGCGGGCGGCCTCGCTCGTCGCGGCCGCGGAGGGCAAGGGCGTCAACCTCCGGCTCGTCGACGCGGACACCGTCGGGGTCTCGTGCGACGAGACGACGACGGCGGACACGGTCGCCGTCGTCGCCGGCGTCTTCGGCGCGGGCCCGGCGGGCGACGCCGCGGACACGGCGGGTGGTGCGCCGTTCGCATTGGAGGGCGCCATGCACCGCGCGAGCCTGTACCTGCAGCACCCCGTCTTCCACTCCTACCGGTCCGAGACGCAGATGATGCGCTACCTGCGACGCCTCTCCGACCGCGATCTGGCGCTAGACAGGACGATGATCCCGCTGGGCTCGTGCACCATGAAGCTCAACGCCGCGGTCGAGATGGAGGCCATCACCTGGCCCGAGTTCGCCGGCATCCACCCCTTCGCCCCGGATTCCCAGACCGAGGGCTGGCGAGAGCTCATCGCCGACCTCGAGCAGGACCTCGCGTCCATCACCGGCTACGACCAGGTCTCGATCCAGCCCAACGCCGGCTCGCAGGGCGAGCTCGCGGGCCTGCTCGCGATCCGCGGCTACCACCACTCCCGGGGCGAGGCCCAGCGCGACGTGTGCCTCATCCCGGCCTCGGCCCACGGGACGAACGCGGCCTCGGCGGTGCTCGCCGGGATGAAGGTCGTCGTCGTCGCCACTGCCTCGGACGGCACGATCGACCACGGGGACCTCGCCGCCAAGATCGAGGCGAACGCGGGCCGGGTCGCGGCGATCATGATCACCTACCCCTCGACCCACGGGGTGTACGACGCGGACGTGCGCGAGGTCTGCGATGCGGTCCATGCCGCGGGCGGGCAGGTCTACATCGACGGGGCGAACATGAACGCCCTCGTCGGCCTGGCCCAGCCGGGACAGTTCGGCGGGGACGTCTCCCACCTGAACCTCCACAAGACCTTCTGCATCCCGCACGGCGGCGGCGGCCCCGGCGTCGGCCCGGTCGCGGCGAGGGCGCACCTGGCCCCGTTCATGCCCGGGGACGCCTCTGTGTGGCACGTCGGCGGCGCTGATGAGCACAGCCTCCCGGTCTCCGCCTCCCGGTACGGCTCGGCCGGGGTCCTGCCGATCTCGTGGGCGTATGTGAAGCTCATGGGCGGGTCCGGCCTGACCGAGGCCACCAAGTCCGCGCTGCTCGCGGCGAACTACGTCGCCAAGCGGCTCGATGCGTACTTCCCGGTCCTGTACACGGGCGAGGGCGGGCTCGTGGCGCACGAGTGCATCCTGGACCTGCGCGAGCTCACCGCCAAGACCGGGGTCACCGCGGAGGACGTCGCGAAGCGGCTGATCGACTTCGGCTTCCACGCCCCGACCCTGGCGTTCCCTGTCGCGGGCACGCTCATGGTCGAGCCGACCGAGTCCGAGGACCTCGGCGAGATCGAGCGGTTCATCGAGGCGATGATCGCGATCCGCGCCGAGATCGACCAGGTCGCCCACGGCGACTTCCCCCTCGCCGACTCCCCGCTGCGCCGTGCCCCGCACACCGCGGCCGCCGTCGTCGCCACCGACTGGGACCGCCCCTACACCCGCGAGCAGGCCGCCTTCCCCGGCCGCACGCCCAGCCAGGACAAGTACTTCGCCCCCGTGGGACGCATCGACGGGGCAGCCGGCGACCGCAACCTCGTGTGCGCCTGCCCTCCCCTCGAAGCGTTCGAAGAGAACTGA
- a CDS encoding GNAT family N-acetyltransferase, which yields MSDPTIENVTIRGERATLRDWTRSDIEAYRKWIVPPEGGGVHAWQLFDGPFYGRWTADGANRWCDGLLRKAHDGVWPHIRENLAIADAATGEFVGQVSWYWQEKPSDPSPDGTRLLPWRRLGLVIFDPRHWSGGYGSDALALWTTYLFGATDSERLDFATWSGNTGMCKVGQKLGFTEEARFRNARMVRGEVCDEVVYGVLREEWAARR from the coding sequence GTGAGCGACCCGACGATCGAGAACGTCACGATCAGAGGGGAGCGGGCGACACTCCGCGATTGGACGCGCTCGGACATCGAGGCGTATCGGAAGTGGATCGTCCCACCGGAGGGCGGCGGGGTGCACGCGTGGCAGCTCTTCGATGGCCCGTTCTACGGAAGGTGGACGGCGGACGGCGCGAATCGCTGGTGTGACGGCCTCCTCAGGAAAGCGCACGACGGCGTGTGGCCGCACATCCGCGAGAATCTCGCGATCGCGGACGCGGCCACGGGCGAGTTCGTCGGCCAGGTGTCCTGGTACTGGCAGGAGAAGCCGAGCGACCCGTCCCCGGACGGGACGCGGCTCCTTCCGTGGCGTCGGCTCGGCCTTGTGATCTTCGACCCGCGTCATTGGTCCGGCGGGTACGGCAGCGATGCGCTCGCGCTCTGGACGACGTACCTCTTCGGAGCCACCGACAGCGAACGGCTCGACTTCGCCACATGGAGCGGAAACACCGGGATGTGCAAGGTCGGCCAGAAGCTCGGCTTCACGGAGGAGGCACGGTTTCGAAACGCCAGGATGGTGCGCGGCGAGGTGTGCGACGAGGTCGTCTACGGCGTGCTGCGCGAGGAGTGGGCGGCGCGACGCTAG
- a CDS encoding Tex family protein, translated as MRTAFPEKTAEQVSKEIAEKINGVIAQELGVKTWQVAAAVGLLDGGATVPFVARYRKEVTGTLDDAQLRDLEERLRYLRELEDRRAAVLSAISEQGALTDQLREAVLQAATKAELEDLYLPYKSKRRTKAQIAREAGLEPLADAIIADPSRLPDEAASGFVSDEKGVPNTADALAGARAILTERAGQDTDLVHELRERLWTRGRVRVQAAEGTSPELAGKYADYADYVQPLENLPGHRVLALLRGEREGALTVAVAESDPRDEAGLDEARAGYENAVSRSLGIRGGADTPGGKWLAQTVRIAWRGRLQPRLESDLRSRLFEAAEEEAVRVFASNLRDVLLAAPAGNRAVLGLDPGLRTGVKVAVVDRTGKVVDTATIYPHAPANKWKESLATLEALALKHGIELVAVGNGTASRETDRLAGELLARLSRFGAPAAAQRGEGQKNDGAKNDGALKPAKVIVSEAGASVYSASALASAELPNLDVSLRGAVSIARRLQDPLAELVKIEPKSIGVGQYQHDLTPAKLERSLDAVVEDCVNAVGVDVNTASPSLLSRVAGVGPLLSRSIVEYRDANGPFASRADLKKVPRLGAKAFEQCAGFLRITGGPEPLDASAVHPEAYGLAHRILAAAGGATGAGRSTTSGAMASTVATLDPAEFADDRFGLPTVKDVMAELVRPGRDPRPEFVTAALKEGVETIADLKPGMVLEGTVSNVAAFGAFVDIGVHQDGLVHVSAMSSKFVSDPREVVKSGQVVRVKVLDVDVPRKRISLSLRLDDEVSRPGEGRRGSGEGNREERNREGRNGEGRNGEQRRGGEDRRGGEGRRRPRTGDAGDGGRGGAAGRGRESQGAPDTALAEALRRAGLAK; from the coding sequence CTGCGCACCGCATTTCCTGAGAAGACCGCTGAGCAGGTCTCCAAGGAGATCGCCGAGAAGATCAACGGCGTCATTGCCCAAGAACTAGGTGTGAAGACCTGGCAGGTGGCCGCCGCCGTGGGCCTTCTCGACGGTGGTGCCACGGTGCCGTTCGTTGCGCGTTATCGGAAGGAAGTCACCGGGACCCTCGACGATGCGCAGCTCCGTGACCTCGAGGAGCGGCTCCGCTACCTCCGGGAGCTCGAAGACCGTCGGGCCGCAGTCCTCTCAGCGATAAGTGAGCAGGGCGCCCTCACCGATCAGCTGCGTGAGGCCGTCCTTCAAGCGGCAACGAAGGCCGAGCTCGAAGACCTCTACCTTCCCTACAAGTCAAAGCGTCGGACGAAAGCACAGATCGCCCGCGAGGCCGGTCTCGAGCCGCTCGCCGACGCGATCATCGCCGATCCCTCGCGCCTTCCGGATGAAGCGGCGTCTGGGTTTGTGAGCGACGAGAAGGGCGTTCCGAACACTGCCGATGCGCTCGCTGGCGCGCGGGCAATCCTCACGGAACGGGCTGGCCAGGATACCGACCTCGTTCACGAGTTGCGCGAGCGGCTCTGGACTCGAGGACGCGTCCGGGTGCAGGCCGCGGAGGGCACCAGCCCGGAGCTCGCGGGGAAGTATGCGGACTACGCGGACTATGTGCAGCCGCTCGAGAACCTGCCCGGCCATCGCGTACTTGCGCTCCTGAGAGGCGAACGCGAAGGCGCCCTTACGGTCGCTGTGGCAGAGAGTGACCCGCGTGACGAGGCAGGCTTGGACGAAGCCCGCGCAGGGTACGAGAACGCGGTCTCCCGCTCGCTCGGGATTCGCGGCGGCGCCGACACTCCGGGCGGAAAGTGGCTCGCGCAGACCGTGCGGATCGCGTGGCGTGGGCGCCTCCAGCCGCGCCTTGAGTCGGACCTCCGATCGCGGCTCTTTGAGGCGGCCGAGGAGGAGGCAGTTCGGGTCTTCGCGTCGAATCTCCGCGACGTTCTGCTCGCGGCGCCTGCAGGGAACCGGGCCGTCCTCGGTCTCGATCCCGGTCTCCGGACGGGTGTCAAGGTCGCCGTCGTCGACCGGACGGGGAAAGTCGTGGACACTGCGACGATCTATCCCCATGCGCCGGCCAACAAGTGGAAGGAATCCCTCGCGACGCTTGAGGCCCTCGCGCTCAAGCACGGGATCGAGTTGGTGGCTGTGGGAAACGGGACGGCGAGTCGCGAGACCGACAGGCTCGCCGGAGAGCTTCTGGCCCGGCTTTCGCGGTTTGGGGCTCCCGCTGCTGCCCAGCGCGGCGAGGGCCAGAAGAACGACGGCGCCAAGAACGACGGCGCGCTCAAGCCTGCCAAGGTAATCGTGTCCGAGGCGGGAGCATCCGTCTATTCGGCCTCAGCGCTGGCCTCGGCTGAACTCCCCAACCTCGACGTTTCGCTGCGCGGCGCGGTTTCGATTGCCCGCAGGCTCCAGGACCCGCTCGCCGAGCTGGTCAAGATCGAGCCGAAGTCGATCGGGGTCGGGCAGTACCAGCATGACCTCACGCCTGCAAAGCTCGAACGCTCCCTCGACGCCGTGGTGGAGGACTGCGTGAACGCCGTAGGCGTCGACGTGAACACGGCTTCGCCGTCACTGCTCTCGCGGGTAGCCGGCGTTGGTCCGCTCCTCAGCCGGAGCATCGTGGAATACCGCGATGCGAATGGTCCCTTCGCGAGCCGGGCCGATCTCAAGAAGGTTCCGAGATTGGGCGCCAAGGCCTTCGAACAGTGCGCTGGGTTCCTGCGCATCACGGGAGGTCCGGAGCCGCTCGACGCCTCGGCAGTCCACCCGGAGGCCTACGGCTTGGCCCATCGAATCCTCGCCGCTGCCGGCGGTGCAACAGGGGCCGGGCGTTCTACGACTTCAGGCGCGATGGCATCCACGGTCGCGACCCTCGACCCTGCCGAGTTCGCAGACGATCGTTTCGGCCTCCCCACGGTCAAAGACGTCATGGCTGAACTCGTGCGCCCGGGGCGTGACCCTCGGCCGGAGTTCGTGACGGCCGCGCTCAAGGAAGGCGTGGAGACTATCGCGGACCTGAAGCCCGGGATGGTGCTCGAGGGGACGGTGTCCAACGTCGCTGCCTTCGGCGCTTTCGTCGATATCGGGGTTCATCAAGACGGCCTCGTCCATGTCTCTGCCATGAGTTCCAAGTTCGTCTCCGATCCGCGTGAAGTCGTGAAGTCCGGGCAGGTTGTGCGGGTCAAGGTCCTCGACGTCGACGTGCCCCGCAAGCGCATCTCGCTTTCGCTGCGGCTTGATGACGAGGTCTCCCGCCCGGGTGAGGGCCGTCGAGGAAGTGGGGAGGGCAACCGCGAGGAGCGGAACCGCGAGGGCCGTAATGGCGAGGGCCGAAATGGGGAGCAACGGCGTGGAGGGGAGGATCGCCGGGGAGGAGAAGGCCGGCGTCGTCCGCGCACAGGCGACGCAGGCGACGGCGGCCGGGGCGGTGCTGCCGGGCGCGGCCGCGAATCGCAGGGCGCACCGGATACTGCGCTCGCGGAAGCGTTGAGGCGGGCCGGTCTCGCCAAGTGA